A DNA window from Solanum lycopersicum chromosome 3, SLM_r2.1 contains the following coding sequences:
- the LOC138347270 gene encoding uncharacterized protein, translating to MPPKRSVRIDAKNKRKMEEMKEEPSSVAVSQQKRTTPANRLPLKPSLQKFCPTPSSFNFNTQQQMQPLTEPENVEVLLKRPFTSFTALLTEEDDDSVVPGSIRHMYDSVDQVIESHSGQVKNMLIDIYMRHFNSISSAANREAEKKLVEKEEELRQAKMRIMELENKVNLLTNHCRKLQNKVASLDVRCAVLDSRLYAAYHLEAQMKQESVESSHVDPHVVELPPPTMVEPPPSVGGNCYACRKNAASIIWPCGHFRVCATCASHLRACPDCHTPKNTVG from the exons ATGCCTCCCAAACGAT CGGTTCGTATTGATGCAAAGAATAAGAGAAAGATGGAAGAAATGAAAGAGGAACCTTCTTCTGTAGCAGTATCGCAGCAGAAAAGAACAACGCCCGCGAATCGATTGCCCCTCAAGCCTTCCCTCCAGAAATTTTGTCCTACCCCGTCCTCCTTCAACTTCAACACCCAGCAGCAGATGCAGCCCCTTACCGAACCTGAAAATGTGGAAGTACTTTTGAAGAGGCCCTTCACTTCCTTCACCGCCTTATTAACTGAAGAAGATGATGACTCTGTCGTCCCTGGATCTATCAGACACATGTATGATTCTGTTGATCAAGTTATCGAATCACAT AGTGGTCAAGTGAAAAACATGTTGATTGATATTTACATGAGACACTTCAATAGTATTTCAAGCGCGGCAAACAGGGAAGCAGAGAAAAAATTGGTAGAGAAAGAGGAAGAATTAAGGCAGGCGAAGATGAGGATAATGGAATTGGAGAATAAGGTAAACTTGTTAACTAACCATTGCCGAAAGCTGCAAAACAAAGTTGCGAGTCTTGATGTGAGGTGTGCAGTGCTGGACTCTCGTCTTTACGCGGCGTATCACTTAGAGGCACAAATGAAGCAGGAGTCGGTTGAGTCCTCTCATGTTGATCCTCATGTGGTGGAGCTCCCACCACCAACTATGGTGGAGCCACCACCAAGTGTGGGCGGTAACTGTTATGCATGCCGCAAAAATGCCGCTTCTATTATTTGGCCTTGTGGCCATTTTCGTGTCTGTGCAACATGTGCTTCTCATCTCCGTGCTTGCCCTGATTGCCATACTCCCAAGAATACTGTAGGCTAG
- the LOC138347271 gene encoding probable pterin-4-alpha-carbinolamine dehydratase, chloroplastic, with product MAAATHLSFSPPISVSSLPLRKPNFVTPNLQTSQSRICTRIRCNTNLLGDFGARDPFPAEVESKFGEKVLGNPDTEHKILIPAASALSLANQECTDISPNQTPLSEFEAKQLLFKVVGWRIANEDGVLKLQCTWKLKDFDCGVELINRIGKVVEGTGHLPTLHQLQQSNQVHAELWTPSIGGLSMNDFIIAAKIDQVKTSDLVPRKRVWA from the exons ATGGCTGCTGCAactcatctttctttttctccacCAATTTCAGTTTCTTCTCTCCCTTTACGCAAACCTAACTTTGTTACTCCCAATCTCCAGACCAGTCAATCTCGAATTTGCACAAGAATACGTTGCAATACTAACTTATTAGGTGATTTTGGGGCCAGAGACCCATTTCCAGCTGAAGTGGAGAGTAAATTTGGTGAAAAGGTTTTGGGTAATCCTGACACGGAGCACAAAATTCTCATCCCAGCTGCCTCTGCTTTGTCCCTTGCTAATCAGGAATGCACTGATATCTCACCCAATCAGACTCCCTTGTCCGAATTTGAAGCTAAACAGCTTTTATTCAAG GTTGTTGGCTGGAGAATAGCAAATGAAGATGGGGTGCTTAAACTACAATGCACATGGAAATTAAAAGACTTTGATTGTGGGGTTGAACTAATCAATAGAATAGGCAAGGTGGTGGAAGGCACAGGGCACCTCCCCACTCTTCATCAATTACAACAGTCTAATCAAGTTCATGCTGAGCTGTGGACTCCTTCGATTG GAGGTTTGAGCATGAATGATTTCATCATAGCTGCTAAAATAGATCAAGTAAAGACATCGGACCTCGTACCAAGAAAAAGAGTCTGGGCATGA
- the LOC138347269 gene encoding uncharacterized protein → MKVDSMGKELKNLKANSQQHDSKNAELRRSADGKKPELEGDVGKLHKTHDNVCLNAATASTSTTKGASGIRYTNLNMNKIFDKPFIPKNQKDSLFIPPQIHIYSESLNQDKKAYNHITRSYIENLYKIQNYLNSTPRSPTTKDPNTDFITQKLQGYNKLIAQPGTNANLVKTCYSYGLLNTVYTQTGDEISTIPELYKAFMNYKRITKGTLFYIKFYSAPAEILFDEIKPIIQVIKIGLTRNMIIPEDTGIQQEIQKIEIPEFYANKRVIGIATILNELTNNYLNGNSVWSYYVREQVMIYSKEIREQDMEEIRQWILSLLKPEQKPTTRALRKGFISEELLTRYCKIIGQKYPDHICSKCQGEDNVIPDVQIEKEKRKKKKSILYFVFCILCRLNISHM, encoded by the coding sequence ATGAAGGTGGACAGTATGGGAAAAGAGTTAAAAAATCTGAAAGCTaacagtcagcagcatgactctaaaaatgcggagctacgtcgttcggcggacggtaaaaagccagaactagaaggagacgttgggaaactccataaaacccatgacaatgtttgtttaaatgcagctacagcaagcacatctacaacaaaaggagccagtggaataagatatacaaatttaaatatgaacaaaatcttcgataaaccatttattccaaagaaccaaaaagactcattatttataccaccacaaatacatatttactcagaaagtttaaaccaagataaaaaagcctacaaccacataacccgctcatatattgaaaacctttataaaatccaaaattatttaaactcaacacctagatctccaactaccaaagaccctaatactgattttataacccaaaagctacaaggatataataagttaatagcacaaccaggcaccaatgcaaatctagtaaaaacatgttatagttatggattacttaatacagtttatacccaaacaggagatgaaatatctaccataccagagctatacaaagcctttatgaactataaaagaattactaaaggaacattgttttatataaagttttattcagcaccagcagagatattatttgatgagataaaaccaattatacaagttataaaaattggtTTGACCAGAAATATGATAATTCCAGAAGATACcggaatacaacaagaaatacaaaagattgagataccaGAATTCTACGCAAACAAAAGAGTTATAGGAATAGCAActatcctaaatgaactaactaacaattatttaaacggaaattcagtatggagctattatgtacgagagcaagttatgatatattcaaaagAAATCAGAGAACAAGATATGGAAGAGATACGCCAATGGATACTTAGTCTACTCAAGCCAGagcaaaaaccaacaacaagagcattaaggaaagggtttatttcggaagaattattgacaagatattgcaaaattattggacaaaaataccccgaccatatatgttcaaaatgtcaaggagaAGATAATGTCATACCAGACGTTCAaatcgaaaaagaaaaaagaaaaaaaaagaagagtattttgtattttgtattttgtattttgtgtcggctgaatatcagccatatgtaa